The following coding sequences are from one Lolium rigidum isolate FL_2022 chromosome 6, APGP_CSIRO_Lrig_0.1, whole genome shotgun sequence window:
- the LOC124664392 gene encoding disease resistance protein UNI-like — MQAVAPFGDWCGSTINTIISPFYNRFAKHVLYCFTASSNVRDHRIETEALKLKQAGVQQKIRDDEHTLEAVPTDQARLWLDSANRAVSEEEANHLLYEQRYQLCGCCYPNFLENYKISKRADEQQKQVKSITSNAPGDNNITRAPDPRPVESMLVDPAPMPRSREVILEDALRFIKSNDPNERIVGMWGPDKDDNTNLLKKINNSFLEKSLFDFVIFVPSLNDCSVKNIQSEIISRLGMKQDGNEATRAIRICGQLENKNFLLIVDDLRQNLDLRAVGIPYPLGFVGEKKRKVVIMSLSGYRFVGNLMGVNKDIELPILQEEEARELFRQSINYQGDLYSDPNIGPHATDLVRAINGLPSELVRYGKSMRGTMDASSWKVAIYDAGSKFSRSRSIEDTLRLIEDDPMFGVIGIWGPGGVGKTHLLKKIRTSFSGRINVICVTASSQCSVSKVQTQILHELKLKGDGNVGNQSGIIRDFLKNKSFLLLLDDLWERIDLEAVGLPLPLGIEPLGKLKRKVVLTTRFTSVCGAMEVKKQIQVPYLQENEAWELFREKVGDQTIFSPGIEDRARILVTEMKGLPLALVTVGRAMYGKFHPDQWDSAIQHMKKSCCIDTNEDPLKMEEEVFRKIMFSYDNLKSERLKNCFLTCALWPEDYEIDREDLAQCWIGLGLLDVGDIQSPYTKAYSLMGDLIGACLLEGVGESNHPVKLHDVIRDMSLWISCGCGENNGNWFVRAGVRPDEKFSIPWSSAEYISLMLSGMMKLPSVGDPLKLRVLCLQNNRLDETIIGGVLVNAAKLTYLDLRSNLLNGIPESLCHLTELIHLDLSFNEGIQEVPHSFRNLIKLKFLYLQCTHIKIIPEEVISRLEALEIIHVDLMWVSDSIRSNVFRVLGTLNHLKVVVTSVGLVDAWTSLHDAADLPIRSLSLVPSAKKGEFHLYDILSLDFAQTTLYGLDIVNDQCVTDITLIQRPEQQSYSFGILSNLTMIHLEALTTVKWMGTSPTSVFPRLTCLVVSSCKKLEHLSWAMYLPCLEKLEVSFSDSMRKAFTRYHVDNMWSGQESSQTFPCLKHLALFDCGSLVTIADPDVTFPSLEVLQIEVCPELKKLPFDMASLPQSLKVLRMDKTESWERLELEEGVKSFLQPKLQY; from the exons ATGCAAGCAGTCGCTCCTTTTGGTGATTGGTGCGGATCTACTATCAACACGATCATAAGTCCATTCTACAATCGTTTTGCAAAGCATGTATTGTATTGCTTCACGGCTAGCTCAAACGTGAGGGACCACAGGATAGAAACTGAGGCTCTGAAACTCAAACAGGCAGGCGTCCAACAGAAGATTCGAGATGACGAGCATACTTTGGAAGCCGTTCCAACAGACCAGGCAAGATTATGGCTGGATTCGGCGAATAGAGCTGTATCTGAAGAAGAGGCAAACCACCTGCTGTACGAACAGAGGTACCAATTATGCGGGTGCTGCTACCCAAATTTCTTGGAAAACTATAAGATCAGTAAGCGAGCGGATGAGCAGCAGAAACAGGTAAAATCAATCACGAGTAATGCACCAGGTGATAATAATATCACACGTGCGCCAGATCCACGTCCGGTCGAGAGTATGCTCGTAGATCCTGCTCCTATGCCGCGAAGCAGAGAGGTTATTCTCGAGGATGCTCTCCGGTTCATTAAGAGCAATGATCCCAATGAGCGGATAGTTGGAATGTGGGGTCCAGACAAAGATGATAACACAAATCTCCTCAAGAAGATCAACAATTCATTTCTTGAAAAAAGTCTCTTTGATTTTGTTATCTTTGTTCCAAGCCTCAACGATTGCTCGGTAAAAAATATTCAATCTGAAATCATAAGCAGGCTCGGTATGAAGCAGGATGGTAATGAGGCAACTCGGGCCATTAGGATATGTGGACAGCTCGAGAACAAAAATTTCCTGCTGATTGTGGATGACCTCCGTCAGAATCTGGACCTTCGAGCGGTTGGCATTCCATATCCTCTTGGATTTGTGGGAGAGAAGAAGAGGAAAGTGGTAATCATGTCACTATCAGGATACAGATTCGTTGGTAATCTAATGGGTGTGAACAAAGATATTGAACTGCCTATTTTGCAAGAGGAGGAAGCACGCGAGCTATTTAGACAGTCAATAAATTACCAAGGCGATCTTTATTCTGATCCCAACATCGGGCCACATGCTACTGATCTGGTACGGGCAATAAATGGTCTGCCATCGGAACTGGTACGTTATGGGAAGTCAATGCGTGGAACAATGGATGCAAGTTCCTGGAAAGTTGCTATATATGATGCAGGAAGTAAATTTTCGAGGTCACGTTCG ATAGAAGACACTCTCCGTCTCATTGAGGATGATCCCATGTTCGGTGTAATTGGAATATGGGGTCCAGGTGGAGTGGGAAAAACACATCTTCTGAAAAAAATCCGTACCTCATTCAGTGGAAGGATTAATGTTATCTGCGTGACAGCCTCCAGCCAGTGTTCAGTGTCGAAGGTCCAAACTCAAATTTTACATGAGCTCAAACTGAAAGGTGATGGTAATGTTGGAAACCAAAGTGGTATAATCCGTGACTTCCTGAAGAATAAAAGCTTTCTGTTACTGTTGGATGACCTTTGGGAAAGAATTGATCTAGAAGCAGTTGGCTTACCACTTCCCCTTGGAATTGAACCTTTGGGCAAACTCAAGCGAAAAGTTGTGCTCACAACAAGATTTACATCTGTTTGTGGTGCGATGGAGGTGAAAAAACAGATTCAAGTTCCATATCTGCAGGAGAATGAGGCATGGGAGCTATTCAGAGAGAAGGTTGGAGACCAAACTATTTTTTCTCCTGGTATTGAAGATCGTGCAAGAATACTTGTGACTGAAATGAAGGGCTTGCCTTTAGCTTTGGTAACTGTGGGAAGGGCAATGTATGGGAAATTTCATCCGGATCAATGGGATTCTGCCATCCAACATATGAAAaagtcatgctgcattgacacaaatGAAGATCCACTGAAGATGGAGGAAGAAGTTTTCAGAAAAATCATGTTTAGCTATGATAACCTAAAAAGCGAGAGGCTGAAGAACTGTTTCTTGACTTGTGCACTGTGGCCAGAGGATTATGAGATTGACAGGGAAGATCTTGCTCAATGCTGGATTGGCTTAGGTCTACTGGATGTGGGGGACATACAAAGTCCCTACACAAAAGCTTATAGTCTGATGGGTGACCTTATAGGTGCATGTCTGTTAGAGGGCGTTGGAGAATCGAATCATCCTGTCAAACTACATGATGTGATTCGTGATATGTCTTTATGGATCTCTTGTGGCTGCGGTGAGAACAATGGCAACTGGTTTGTCCGTGCAGGAGTTCGCCCAGATGAAAAATTTAGCATCCCTTGGAGCAGTGCAGAATACATCTCATTAATGCTCAGCGGGATGATGAAACTTCCTTCTGTTGGTGATCCGCTGAAACTCAGGGTCTTGTGCCTTCAAAATAATAGGTTGGATGAAACAATAATAGGTGGAGTACTTGTGAATGCCGCTAAACTGACATATCTGGATTTGAGAAGTAATCTACTCAACGGGATACCTGAAAGCTTATGTCACCTGACAGAATTGATACATCTCGATTTGTCATTTAATGAAGGGATACAGGAAGTGCCTCACAGCTTTCGAAACCTCATTAAGCTCAAGTTCTTGTACCTGCAGTGCACTCACATAAAAATAATACCAGAGGAGGTCATATCTAGACTTGAAGCATTGGAAATAATACACGTGGATCTTATGTGGGTGTCTGATTCTATCAGATCTAATGTATTTAGAGTGTTGGGCACACTTAATCACTTGAAAGTTGTTGTTACATCAGTCGGACTTGTGGATGCATGGACATCACTTCATGATGCGGCTGACCTACCCATCCGGTCTTTAAGTCTGGTACCATCGGCTAAAAAAGGGGAATTCCATCTCTATGATATTCTATCATTGGACTTCGCACAAACGACCTTGTATGGACTGGATATTGTAAACGACCAGTGTGTGACAGATATAACATTAATACAGAGGCCTGAACAACAATCCTACAGTTTTGGTATTCTCAGTAACCTGACCATGATTCATTTGGAAGCATTGACAACAGTAAAATGGATGGGAACATCTCCAACATCTGTATTTCCAAGACTCACTTGTTTGGTAGTGTCAAGTTGCAAAAAGCTAGAGCACCTGTCTTGGGCGATGTATCTGCCTTGCCTTGAAAAACTCGAAGTATCATTCAGTGATAGCATGCGGAAGGCTTTTACAAGATATCATGTTGACAACATGTGGAGTGGACAAGAGAGTTCCCAGACATTTCCTTGCCTCAAGCACCTTGCTCTTTTTGACTGCGGATCGCTGGTCACTATTGCAGATCCCGATGTGACATTCCCATCCCTGGAGGTGCTGCAGATTGAAGTTTGTCCGGAGCTGAAGAAGCTTCCTTTTGACATGGCCAGCTTGCCACAAAGTCTGAAGGTTCTACGGATGGATAAAACTGAATCCTGGGAGCGATTGGAACTGGAAGAAGGTGTCAAATCTTTCCTTCAACCCAAGCTTCAATATTAA